The proteins below are encoded in one region of Paenarthrobacter ilicis:
- a CDS encoding uracil-DNA glycosylase — translation MQELATESPEEILWNRRYEPHIAEVNELCDSIKEQKPGSEVLYIDPAHSMDDCRIVSLFSNQRTTSGEGFITPGDEEANTRMLGMQWQLGLRPELMMPWNAYPWIEPNGEAGKLTPANITEGLKPLLRLLQLLPRTSALVAHGNEAHRLADQLMKAAPASIARRGFKTFKVRSLGGRSFAGTPARQQEYLDAIHGAYAEAMARTGIPRKA, via the coding sequence ATGCAAGAACTGGCGACTGAATCACCCGAAGAAATCCTCTGGAACCGCCGCTACGAACCGCACATCGCCGAGGTCAACGAGCTGTGCGACTCCATCAAGGAGCAGAAGCCGGGCAGCGAGGTCCTCTACATCGACCCCGCCCACAGCATGGATGACTGCCGCATCGTCAGCCTTTTCTCCAACCAGCGCACCACCTCCGGCGAGGGTTTCATCACTCCCGGCGATGAAGAAGCAAACACCCGTATGCTCGGCATGCAATGGCAGCTGGGCCTCCGTCCCGAGCTCATGATGCCCTGGAACGCCTACCCGTGGATCGAGCCCAATGGCGAGGCCGGCAAGCTGACCCCGGCAAACATCACCGAGGGCCTCAAGCCGCTGCTGCGCCTCCTGCAGCTCCTGCCCCGCACCTCGGCCCTCGTGGCCCACGGCAACGAGGCACACCGTTTGGCAGACCAGCTCATGAAGGCTGCACCCGCCAGCATCGCCCGCCGCGGTTTCAAAACCTTCAAGGTCCGCTCGCTCGGTGGCCGCTCGTTCGCCGGCACCCCGGCACGCCAGCAGGAATACCTGGACGCCATCCACGGCGCATACGCCGAGGCCATGGCCCGGACGGGCATTCCCCGCAAGGCCTAA
- a CDS encoding SipW-dependent-type signal peptide-containing protein, whose protein sequence is MGRRAANHRGATLLRLRAVLAGALVLGVGSSVTLAAWTDSDQATGSFGTSVFATESTAAKPYVASGPWAANDTVPGATLLFQATGMSPGTAFYAPFAIRTTEKSVAGTVVLGVPSVVSSNSGAADLGTALRYRVVRSASCDASAFGGAPAFVVGSDGAKPLTQGQAAGVVNPLAAATINQPGAPTQFCFEVSLPAGANTALQGQTATVTWPFTATSTT, encoded by the coding sequence GTGGGACGGCGAGCTGCAAACCACCGTGGCGCGACGTTGCTGCGGCTCCGGGCCGTCCTGGCCGGGGCCTTGGTGCTTGGAGTGGGGAGTTCGGTAACCCTTGCTGCGTGGACTGACAGTGACCAGGCAACTGGCTCCTTTGGCACGAGTGTCTTTGCCACGGAGTCCACAGCGGCCAAGCCCTACGTTGCCAGCGGACCGTGGGCGGCCAACGACACAGTGCCTGGAGCTACGTTGCTGTTCCAGGCCACGGGGATGAGCCCCGGGACAGCCTTTTACGCGCCGTTCGCGATCAGGACCACAGAAAAATCCGTTGCAGGCACGGTGGTGTTGGGGGTTCCTTCCGTGGTCAGCAGCAACAGCGGCGCCGCTGACCTTGGCACGGCACTTCGGTACCGTGTGGTGCGGTCAGCAAGTTGCGATGCCTCTGCGTTCGGGGGCGCACCCGCATTTGTGGTGGGCAGTGACGGGGCAAAGCCCCTCACGCAGGGCCAGGCGGCCGGCGTCGTGAATCCCTTGGCAGCCGCGACAATCAACCAACCGGGGGCTCCCACGCAGTTCTGCTTTGAAGTGAGCCTGCCCGCAGGAGCGAACACTGCACTGCAGGGTCAGACCGCCACCGTCACCTGGCCGTTCACGGCCACCTCCACCACATGA
- a CDS encoding SipW-dependent-type signal peptide-containing protein, with the protein MVATQEASAGTTPENKAPKVRAILAGGLVLGVGAAITLAAWNNSEFGQGTFTAGSFNLQGSTNGTTFTENPVDSPATLGFTTNPTNLAPGDVVSAPFAVRLDGASSNDATVLVSTSGSTGALTGLTYELTQTSGFGCGEAVTETLVASGQTLGSTPANVTFALSQGAGSDPGAAVNLCFKVTAGSTLPQAQTGSTTWEFAATSE; encoded by the coding sequence GTGGTTGCTACACAAGAAGCGTCAGCTGGGACAACACCGGAAAACAAGGCACCAAAGGTCCGCGCCATCCTGGCCGGTGGCCTGGTCCTCGGAGTGGGGGCCGCGATCACCTTGGCCGCGTGGAACAATTCTGAATTCGGGCAAGGCACTTTCACCGCCGGCTCCTTCAATCTTCAGGGCAGCACCAACGGCACCACGTTCACGGAAAACCCGGTGGACTCGCCCGCCACCCTGGGCTTCACCACCAACCCAACCAACCTTGCGCCCGGGGACGTGGTCAGCGCCCCGTTCGCGGTTCGCTTGGATGGAGCCTCCAGCAACGACGCCACCGTTCTGGTGTCTACATCCGGTTCAACGGGTGCACTGACTGGCCTGACCTACGAGCTCACGCAGACGTCCGGATTCGGTTGCGGTGAGGCCGTCACCGAAACGCTGGTGGCCAGCGGTCAGACGCTGGGTTCGACGCCGGCAAATGTCACCTTCGCGTTGAGCCAGGGAGCCGGCTCGGATCCCGGTGCGGCAGTAAATCTCTGCTTCAAGGTGACTGCTGGATCCACGCTTCCGCAAGCCCAGACCGGAAGTACCACCTGGGAATTTGCGGCTACCTCGGAGTGA